The Streptomyces clavuligerus genome includes a region encoding these proteins:
- a CDS encoding GNAT family N-acetyltransferase, producing the protein MTDVDHREAAAGAALRAALERYFDEVPRPAARAEDWGPLTLFVRERPGGNWPHFARPALGASRPPTAADVAQVRARQRELGVPERFEWVAETTPGLRAAAREAGLGVLEYPLMTLDTAEGPAADPRTVIPQLPDGVRIRVLEAGDPALPGALAVPRLVFTAPAPGAPRADRAELAVEAGRLRADGTVAHMEQRMRAGLVRIAVAVAEDGTPVCAGQHQPAGTATEIVGVGTLPSARRRGIGLALTAALVADARAHGVRTVVLSAADDDVARLYARLGFRHAGTVVIGEPEPGEPTG; encoded by the coding sequence ATGACAGATGTCGATCACCGGGAGGCCGCCGCCGGGGCCGCCCTCCGCGCCGCATTGGAACGCTACTTCGACGAGGTGCCCCGCCCCGCCGCCCGCGCCGAGGACTGGGGCCCGCTGACGCTCTTCGTCCGCGAGCGGCCCGGCGGGAACTGGCCCCACTTCGCGCGCCCCGCCCTGGGCGCGTCCCGTCCCCCGACCGCCGCCGATGTGGCCCAGGTCCGCGCCCGGCAGCGGGAGTTGGGGGTGCCCGAGCGCTTCGAGTGGGTCGCCGAGACCACCCCGGGGCTGCGGGCCGCCGCGCGGGAGGCCGGACTCGGCGTTCTGGAGTACCCGTTGATGACGCTGGACACGGCGGAAGGCCCGGCGGCCGACCCCAGGACGGTCATACCGCAGCTTCCGGACGGAGTGCGGATACGGGTCCTGGAGGCCGGTGACCCGGCCCTTCCCGGCGCGCTGGCCGTGCCCCGGCTGGTGTTCACCGCCCCCGCTCCCGGTGCGCCCCGCGCGGACCGGGCGGAACTGGCCGTCGAGGCCGGGCGGCTGCGGGCCGACGGCACGGTCGCGCACATGGAGCAGCGCATGCGCGCCGGTCTGGTGCGGATCGCCGTCGCCGTCGCCGAGGACGGCACACCGGTGTGCGCGGGCCAGCACCAGCCCGCCGGTACGGCGACGGAGATCGTCGGCGTGGGGACGCTGCCGTCGGCCCGCCGCCGGGGCATCGGCCTGGCCCTCACCGCCGCGCTGGTCGCGGACGCCCGCGCCCACGGCGTCAGGACCGTCGTCCTGTCCGCCGCGGACGACGACGTCGCCCGCCTCTACGCGCGCCTCGGCTTCCGGCACGCCGGAACGGTGGTGATCGGCGAGCCGGAGCCGGGGGAGCCCACCGGGTAG
- a CDS encoding alpha/beta fold hydrolase has product MAVFVLVPGAWLGAWAWEDTARALRERGHTALPLTLTGLAERAAEATPRTGLDTHVADIADFVEQHDLHEVTLVAHSYAAAPVTAVAGRIGGRLRRVVYVDSAPFAEGMCLLDLMSPQEAEPLHRLVTESGGVRWLPLPSFAVLADSTSLDGLDDALRRTLRERATPQPFASYEQRLTGVVEPGPDVDRVVVACGDFTTLLDAGVPMLDFLGKPPWRRFDVPTGHWPMLSEPAALAAVLDEAVS; this is encoded by the coding sequence ATGGCTGTTTTCGTTCTCGTCCCCGGAGCCTGGCTCGGCGCCTGGGCCTGGGAGGACACCGCGCGTGCCCTGCGGGAACGCGGTCACACCGCGCTGCCGCTGACCCTGACCGGTCTGGCGGAGCGCGCGGCCGAAGCCACCCCGCGGACCGGCCTGGACACCCATGTCGCGGACATCGCCGACTTCGTCGAGCAGCACGACCTGCACGAGGTCACCCTGGTCGCCCACAGCTACGCCGCCGCCCCCGTCACCGCCGTGGCGGGCCGCATCGGCGGACGGCTGCGGCGGGTCGTCTACGTGGACAGCGCCCCGTTCGCCGAAGGAATGTGCCTCCTCGACCTCATGTCGCCGCAGGAGGCCGAGCCGCTGCACCGGCTGGTCACCGAGTCCGGCGGGGTCCGGTGGCTGCCCCTGCCGTCCTTCGCCGTCCTCGCCGACTCCACCAGCCTCGACGGGCTCGACGACGCTCTGCGCCGGACGCTGCGCGAACGGGCCACCCCGCAGCCGTTCGCCTCCTACGAGCAGCGTCTCACCGGGGTCGTCGAACCGGGTCCCGATGTGGACCGCGTCGTCGTCGCCTGCGGGGACTTCACCACTCTGCTGGACGCCGGGGTGCCGATGCTGGACTTCCTCGGCAAGCCCCCGTGGCGGCGCTTCGACGTGCCCACCGGGCACTGGCCGATGCTGTCGGAGCCCGCCGCGCTCGCCGCCGTCCTCGACGAGGCCGTCTCCTGA
- a CDS encoding LLM class F420-dependent oxidoreductase has product MTFTSDHSSLGRVGVWSVALRGTGDGQPLAAETAETVAELDELGYGTLWVGGSPSLAETAPVVAAGRRIRVATGILSIWEHTAEKVAAEAARIEESAPGRFVLGLGVSHEQRTPGYAKPYSAMVAYLDALDAAPTPVPASRRLLAALGPKMLRLAADRSLGAHPYLVTPEHTAETRAALGPGALLAPDVKVIIEPDLGRAREIARANLAPYLQFTNYLRSFTRLGFSDADVAEGGSDRLIDALFALGDLERVRDRISAYTDAGADHVALNVFSDAPAGTLPRAEWRELAAALDLGAAGTASA; this is encoded by the coding sequence ATGACCTTCACTTCTGATCACTCATCGCTGGGCCGTGTCGGCGTCTGGAGCGTCGCGCTGCGGGGGACGGGCGACGGGCAGCCGCTCGCCGCCGAGACCGCGGAGACCGTCGCCGAGCTGGACGAACTCGGGTACGGGACCCTGTGGGTCGGTGGCAGCCCGTCACTGGCCGAAACCGCGCCCGTGGTGGCGGCCGGGCGGCGCATCCGGGTGGCCACCGGAATCCTCAGCATCTGGGAGCACACGGCCGAGAAGGTGGCGGCGGAGGCGGCGCGGATCGAGGAGTCCGCGCCGGGCCGGTTCGTGCTGGGGCTCGGAGTCAGCCATGAACAGCGGACGCCCGGCTACGCCAAGCCGTACTCGGCCATGGTGGCCTATCTCGACGCCCTGGACGCGGCGCCCACCCCCGTCCCGGCGTCCCGGCGGCTCCTGGCGGCGCTCGGGCCGAAGATGCTCCGGCTGGCGGCGGACCGTTCGCTGGGCGCGCACCCGTATCTGGTGACGCCCGAGCACACCGCCGAGACCCGCGCGGCGCTCGGGCCGGGGGCGCTGCTCGCCCCCGATGTGAAGGTGATCATCGAACCGGACCTGGGCCGGGCCCGGGAGATCGCGCGCGCGAACCTCGCGCCGTATCTCCAGTTCACGAACTATCTGCGCAGTTTCACCCGGCTCGGCTTCTCGGACGCCGATGTCGCCGAGGGCGGCAGTGACCGGCTCATCGACGCGCTCTTCGCGCTGGGGGACCTGGAGCGGGTCCGGGACCGGATCTCCGCCTACACGGACGCGGGTGCCGACCATGTCGCGCTGAACGTGTTCTCCGACGCCCCGGCGGGCACCCTGCCGCGCGCGGAGTGGCGGGAGCTGGCGGCGGCGCTGGACCTCGGAGCGGCGGGCACGGCGTCCGCGTAG
- a CDS encoding SAM-dependent methyltransferase has translation MSATGVPSADEVAAYYDVMSPLLRLVWGDNFHFGYWEDENDDSGDEEAADRLTRLLIGKLAPGPGERVLDVGCGVGVPGLRLAELTGADVLGISVNREQVHEANRRAGEAGLQERARFAYADAMDLPHPDASFDAVFALEVFVHLDRPRALRECVRVLRPGGRLVLTDLLLRGEIAPELADGVHQGLTAQLLAPLPTFDDYRAMAGAAGLTVDELTDLTDRTHRTLLRIAASVDDHLQEIEERYGEQAGTIAAAMRSPLQLRPEFGYQFLLAHKPAAASASAS, from the coding sequence GTGTCCGCCACTGGAGTGCCGAGTGCCGACGAGGTCGCCGCTTATTACGACGTTATGAGCCCGCTGCTGCGCCTGGTGTGGGGCGACAACTTCCACTTCGGCTACTGGGAGGACGAGAACGACGACAGCGGCGACGAGGAGGCCGCCGACCGGCTCACCCGCCTCCTCATCGGCAAACTGGCGCCCGGCCCCGGCGAACGGGTCCTCGACGTCGGCTGCGGCGTCGGTGTCCCCGGGCTCCGGCTCGCGGAACTCACCGGCGCCGACGTGCTCGGCATATCTGTCAACCGCGAACAGGTCCACGAGGCCAACCGCCGGGCCGGGGAGGCCGGGCTCCAGGAACGTGCCCGGTTCGCGTACGCGGACGCGATGGACCTGCCCCACCCCGACGCCTCCTTCGACGCGGTGTTCGCGCTGGAGGTGTTCGTCCATCTGGACCGCCCCCGCGCGCTGCGGGAGTGCGTCCGCGTCCTCCGCCCCGGCGGCCGGCTGGTGCTGACGGATCTGCTGCTGCGCGGCGAGATCGCCCCCGAACTGGCGGACGGCGTCCACCAGGGCCTCACCGCCCAGTTGCTCGCCCCGCTGCCCACCTTCGACGACTACCGTGCGATGGCCGGTGCGGCGGGACTGACCGTCGATGAGCTGACCGACCTCACCGACCGCACCCACCGGACGCTGCTCAGGATCGCCGCGTCCGTCGACGACCACCTCCAGGAGATCGAGGAACGGTACGGGGAACAGGCTGGGACGATCGCCGCCGCGATGCGCTCACCGCTCCAGCTCCGGCCCGAGTTCGGCTATCAGTTTCTTCTGGCGCACAAGCCGGCGGCGGCTTCGGCGTCCGCCTCCTGA
- a CDS encoding cytochrome P450 gives MPPSKPSQPPPPSSPPAPELPFERPLHIYPSPGMLAARDAPPTPVRLPLGIDGWLVTRYDDIRAVLGDPRFRPNGMPPGGYTVNQPYFLSAPGWLASVEGEEHARLRRLVGPAFSRARIGGLEPVVEQLTHTLLDALEKKGPPADLCAGLTLTLPSMVLCALLGIPHGDHDRVSAWTGQALIPPALLPPGAAERAHGEFTAYVAEQLARKRRDPAEDLLSDLAAAGTDGAIAEEEILGLTVGLLVAGLGFTTVQMEYGLCALLRHPDQLALLRSSPELMDGAVEELLRMFPPGHQLDGTLRYPSEDIEVGGVAIPAESVVLVCAQAAAFDPDRFDRPQDFDITRTANPHMSFGHGAHYCTGAPLARAELRTVFRALLDRFPRLALAAPLESLQVRMTHAGGFQELPITW, from the coding sequence GTGCCGCCCAGCAAGCCGTCGCAGCCTCCGCCGCCGTCGTCACCCCCCGCACCCGAGCTGCCCTTCGAGCGACCGCTCCACATCTACCCCTCGCCCGGGATGCTCGCCGCCCGTGACGCGCCACCCACCCCCGTACGGCTCCCCCTGGGCATCGACGGCTGGCTGGTGACCCGGTACGACGACATCAGGGCCGTCCTCGGCGACCCCCGTTTCCGGCCCAACGGCATGCCGCCCGGCGGCTACACCGTCAACCAGCCCTACTTCCTCAGCGCCCCCGGGTGGCTGGCCTCCGTCGAGGGCGAGGAGCATGCGCGCCTCCGCCGACTCGTCGGGCCCGCGTTCTCCCGGGCCCGGATCGGCGGGCTGGAACCCGTCGTCGAACAGCTCACCCACACGCTGCTCGACGCGCTGGAGAAGAAGGGCCCGCCCGCCGACCTCTGCGCCGGTCTCACCCTGACGCTGCCCTCCATGGTGCTGTGCGCACTCCTCGGCATCCCCCACGGCGACCACGACCGTGTCTCCGCCTGGACCGGACAGGCCCTCATACCTCCGGCCCTCCTCCCGCCCGGCGCGGCCGAACGCGCCCACGGCGAGTTCACCGCGTACGTCGCGGAACAGCTCGCGCGCAAACGCCGCGACCCCGCCGAGGACCTGCTGTCCGACCTGGCCGCCGCCGGGACCGACGGAGCCATCGCCGAGGAGGAGATTCTCGGGCTCACCGTCGGCCTCCTCGTCGCCGGGCTCGGCTTCACCACCGTTCAGATGGAGTACGGGCTCTGCGCCCTGCTGCGCCACCCCGACCAGCTCGCGCTGCTGCGCTCGTCCCCGGAGCTGATGGACGGGGCCGTCGAGGAACTGCTGCGGATGTTCCCGCCGGGGCACCAGCTCGACGGCACCCTGCGCTACCCCTCCGAGGACATTGAGGTCGGGGGAGTGGCCATCCCCGCCGAGAGCGTCGTTCTCGTCTGCGCACAGGCCGCCGCGTTCGACCCGGACCGTTTCGACCGGCCGCAGGACTTCGACATCACCCGGACCGCCAACCCGCACATGTCCTTCGGTCACGGGGCGCACTACTGCACCGGCGCCCCGCTCGCCCGGGCCGAGCTGCGTACCGTCTTCCGCGCGCTGCTCGACCGTTTTCCCCGGCTCGCGCTCGCCGCCCCGCTGGAGTCGCTCCAGGTGCGGATGACGCACGCCGGGGGCTTCCAGGAGCTGCCGATCACCTGGTGA
- a CDS encoding SulP family inorganic anion transporter, with product MAVPREDVGASLVVFLVALPLCVGVAVASGVPAELGLITGIVGGLVTGLLPGSTLQVSGPAAGLTVLVFEAVQAHGLPMLGVIVLAAGLLQLLMGALRLGRWFRAISVAVVEGMLAGIGLVIIAGQLYALSGQQAPASGLDKLMGLPQAAFDAFAGTEALASLAIGVGTVLVLVGWKWLPRRVRAVPAALGAVVLATAVSSLFSLPVATVEVQGLLDAVQVPGADAFGGLLSVGVIGTVLAFTLIASAESLFSAAAVDRLHDGPRTRYDQELMAQGAGNTVCGLLGALPMTAVIVRSSANVQAGAKTRASRVLHGVWLLLFAAALPGALALIPLPALAGILVHAGWKLLPLRQFVPLWREHRGEALILVVTAVSIVAVNMFEGVLIGLALSVVKTAWEASAVKLRVLGPAPGEDDQPGAQAPIRVQLSGNATFLRLPKILESLEALPPGHPVELDLTRLHHVDHACRVALENWATRHTSPDEPPVRVKEPVLT from the coding sequence TTGGCGGTGCCGCGTGAGGATGTCGGGGCCTCGTTGGTGGTGTTTCTGGTGGCGCTGCCGTTGTGTGTGGGGGTCGCGGTCGCGTCGGGTGTTCCGGCGGAGCTGGGTCTGATCACGGGGATCGTGGGTGGTCTGGTCACGGGGCTGCTGCCGGGTTCCACGCTCCAGGTCTCCGGTCCCGCCGCCGGGCTGACGGTCCTGGTCTTCGAGGCGGTGCAGGCGCACGGGCTGCCGATGCTCGGGGTGATCGTCCTCGCGGCCGGGCTGCTCCAGCTGCTCATGGGCGCCCTGCGGCTGGGCCGCTGGTTCCGCGCGATCTCCGTCGCGGTCGTGGAGGGCATGCTCGCGGGCATCGGACTCGTCATCATCGCCGGACAGCTCTACGCACTGTCCGGCCAACAGGCCCCCGCCTCCGGCCTGGACAAGCTCATGGGGCTGCCGCAGGCCGCCTTCGACGCCTTCGCGGGTACGGAGGCCCTGGCGTCGCTGGCGATCGGCGTGGGAACCGTGCTGGTACTGGTGGGGTGGAAGTGGCTGCCGCGCCGGGTCCGCGCGGTGCCCGCCGCGCTCGGGGCGGTAGTGCTGGCGACGGCGGTCTCGTCCCTCTTCTCCCTGCCGGTGGCGACGGTGGAGGTCCAGGGGCTGCTGGACGCGGTCCAGGTGCCGGGCGCCGACGCGTTCGGCGGGCTGCTGAGCGTCGGGGTCATCGGGACCGTGCTCGCCTTCACCCTGATCGCCTCCGCCGAGAGCCTGTTCTCCGCCGCCGCCGTCGACCGCCTCCACGACGGCCCGCGCACCCGCTACGACCAGGAACTCATGGCCCAGGGCGCCGGCAACACCGTCTGCGGCCTCCTCGGCGCCCTGCCCATGACCGCCGTCATCGTCCGCAGCTCCGCCAACGTCCAGGCGGGCGCCAAAACCCGCGCCTCCCGCGTCCTCCACGGCGTATGGCTGCTCCTCTTCGCCGCCGCCCTGCCCGGCGCCCTGGCGCTGATCCCGCTGCCCGCCCTCGCGGGCATCCTCGTCCACGCCGGCTGGAAACTCCTGCCCCTGCGACAATTCGTGCCGCTGTGGCGGGAACACCGGGGTGAGGCGCTGATCCTTGTCGTCACGGCGGTGTCGATCGTCGCGGTCAACATGTTCGAAGGCGTCCTCATCGGACTCGCCCTGTCGGTCGTCAAGACCGCATGGGAGGCGTCGGCGGTGAAGCTGCGCGTCCTGGGCCCCGCACCCGGTGAGGACGACCAGCCCGGCGCCCAGGCCCCGATCCGGGTCCAGCTCAGCGGCAACGCCACATTCCTGAGGCTCCCCAAGATCCTGGAGAGCTTGGAAGCCCTCCCCCCGGGCCACCCGGTCGAACTCGACCTCACCCGCCTCCACCACGTCGACCACGCCTGCCGCGTCGCCCTGGAGAACTGGGCCACCCGCCACACGTCTCCCGACGAGCCGCCCGTGCGGGTGAAGGAACCCGTGCTGACGTGA
- a CDS encoding carbonic anhydrase, whose protein sequence is MQTFIDHARSFGRSADRSGKLAALARGQAPQALFITCSDSRVIPSLITGARPGELFELRTAGNIVPPYTPGHPSSEAATIEYAIDVLGIRDIVVCGHSHCGAVGALVRGDDLTAVPAVRDWLAHAAGEPGGPAAGDRADADDPAVERAVHHHVLTQVLRLRSYPCVERHEVRLHGWYYEVHTGTVLAHQGGSDMFEAL, encoded by the coding sequence GTGCAGACCTTCATCGATCACGCCCGCTCCTTCGGCCGCTCGGCCGACCGTTCCGGCAAGCTGGCCGCCCTCGCGCGGGGCCAGGCCCCGCAGGCCCTCTTCATCACCTGCTCCGACTCCCGGGTGATCCCCTCACTGATCACCGGAGCCCGTCCCGGCGAGCTGTTCGAGCTGCGGACGGCGGGCAACATCGTTCCCCCGTACACCCCAGGCCACCCCTCGTCCGAGGCCGCGACCATCGAGTACGCGATCGACGTGCTGGGCATCCGCGACATCGTCGTCTGCGGCCATTCCCACTGCGGCGCGGTGGGTGCGCTGGTGCGCGGGGACGACCTGACGGCCGTGCCCGCCGTACGGGACTGGCTGGCCCACGCGGCCGGTGAGCCCGGCGGGCCCGCCGCCGGGGACCGCGCCGACGCCGACGACCCGGCCGTGGAACGCGCCGTGCACCACCACGTCCTGACGCAGGTGCTGCGGCTGCGCTCGTACCCGTGCGTCGAACGGCACGAGGTGCGGCTGCACGGCTGGTACTACGAGGTCCACACCGGAACCGTGCTCGCCCACCAGGGCGGCAGCGACATGTTCGAGGCGCTGTGA